The genomic DNA CTGCTAGTGTTCCTGCGAGATCGACCACCTCTTACAGGGCTTCTGCTCACACTTCTTCTAGGTATTCTCACAGGGCTCCTGCTCAGGCTTCTACGTATATTCCTTCGGGGACTTCTGATCGGGCTTCTCCTGGCAGGCCTACGTGGGCTCCTTGAAAACCTAACAGGGCTCCGGCTAATGATCTATTTGCTATTGCTTTCTCGGTTGGCAGTTGGCACATATAGAGGCGGGAGATTATTTCCTTaactttttttaggaaaattaTTTCCTTAACCTAACAGCTAGACACTCGAGGCGGGTCCTCcacgatggcgccgccgccggtcgcttCACCGGCGAGAAGAGGCCTCGTCGTTCGACACTCGAGGACGGGCCTCCTTGGCTGGTCCAGCTGCGAGGTCCTGCTGGTCAGCGTGGCGAGAGCTGCCGACATGGCCGGCCTGTGGCCGGGCGACCGCTGCACGCAGAGGAGGCCGATATGGATGCACCTCCGCAGCTCGGACAGGAGGTCGGCGTCGGAGTCGGAGCAAGGTCGCGGCACCGCCGGGTCGAGGAGGCCCATGATCCTGTGCTCTTCCCAGAGCTTCCATACCTGCAAAATCATTGCAAATTCAGCATGGTTACCTGAACAGATGCCAACGGAAAAGGACGTCGCGTGCTCACGTGCGAGAGGTGGCTTGGCTCGGCGCTGTTCCTCCGGCCGCTGACGACCTCGAGCAGCACGACGCCGAAGCTGAAGACGTCGCATTTCAGCGTCATGTCCCCGTCCTTGGCGTACTCCGGCGGCGCGTATCCCCTTCGTGCAACTTGCCCGTGTCAGTCGATGCTGAAGTTTAGCTGTGTACGCTCTGATGTCAAGAACAGAAGCTACTCACGGTGAAACCACTACAGTTTGCGTCCCTGTCTGATCGACACGGAACAGCTTCACCGTGCCGAAGTCTGCTATCCTAGGCTTCTATCGGCTGTCCAGAAGCACATTGGACGGCTTAAGATCTCGGTGGATCACGATCTCGCCTGTCCCCTCATGAAGGTAGCAGACGCCTCGAGCGATTCCATGGATGATCTCCAACCTCGTCGGCCAACTCAATGAAGCACGAACGCTGAGTTTTCCTGTCAGTTCCAGTTTTTGAAGCAATGAAGTTTCAAGGTGTGTAGCAATGATACATCAAGAAATGCAGGGTCAGTGCGTGGGGTGTTACAGTAGAGATTCAGGCTCCTGTTCTGCATGTACTCGTACACCAGCAGCCGCTCGTTGCCCTGGTCGCAGAACGCGAGGAGCC from Setaria italica strain Yugu1 chromosome VII, Setaria_italica_v2.0, whole genome shotgun sequence includes the following:
- the LOC111257967 gene encoding putative receptor-like protein kinase At4g00960, which encodes MTLKCDVFSFGVVLLEVVSGRRNSAEPSHLSHVWKLWEEHRIMGLLDPAVPRPCSDSDADLLSELRRCIHIGLLCVQRSPGHRPAMSAALATLTSRTSQLDQPRRPVLECRTTRPLLAGEATGGGAIVEDPPRVSSC